A single region of the Streptomyces sp. NBC_00425 genome encodes:
- a CDS encoding S8 family serine peptidase, which translates to MLAACAVLSAIAATAAVTGPAQAAEPAPAQRWIVQLKDTVTDPGKVAEEQTKGLARDGRSRLRHVYNAAADGLVLKGYALEATAEQIASIRADPQVAAVERDEQGSVPEPVAGPAPKPPQQRTGRPGQGGVLHAGDPLLAGQWGLFRIGAVAGGERGFTLPSPARVGVAVLDTGIDVNHPDLRVAGSVNFSGAATADDFYGHGTHVAGIVQALSRCFSTRCRVGEQLVE; encoded by the coding sequence ATGCTGGCCGCGTGCGCCGTGCTGTCGGCGATCGCGGCCACCGCGGCCGTGACCGGCCCTGCGCAGGCAGCCGAGCCCGCACCGGCGCAGCGGTGGATCGTGCAGCTGAAGGACACCGTCACCGATCCGGGCAAGGTCGCAGAGGAGCAGACGAAAGGCCTGGCGCGCGACGGCCGGAGCAGACTCCGGCACGTCTACAACGCGGCCGCGGACGGGCTGGTCCTCAAGGGCTACGCCCTGGAGGCGACCGCGGAGCAGATCGCGTCCATCCGCGCCGATCCCCAGGTCGCCGCAGTCGAACGTGACGAGCAGGGATCCGTGCCCGAGCCCGTTGCCGGTCCGGCGCCGAAGCCGCCGCAGCAGCGGACGGGCAGGCCCGGGCAGGGCGGCGTCCTGCATGCGGGCGACCCCTTGCTGGCCGGGCAGTGGGGCCTGTTTCGGATCGGTGCCGTGGCCGGCGGCGAGCGCGGCTTCACCCTGCCCTCCCCGGCCCGGGTCGGGGTCGCCGTGCTGGACACCGGCATCGACGTCAACCACCCCGATCTCCGGGTCGCCGGGAGCGTGAACTTCTCCGGCGCGGCCACTGCGGACGACTTCTACGGTCACGGGACACACGTCGCAGGCATCGTCCAGGCACTCAGTAGGTGTTTTTCAACCCGATGCCGCGTTGGCGAGCAGCTCGTCGAGTGA